In Tsukamurella tyrosinosolvens, the genomic window CTGCTCGGCGCGAAGCTGATGGAGCTCGAGCAGAACCAGCTCACCGTCCGCATGCCGCGCGCCACCGAGTACGCCCGGATCAACCGCCTCAATCGGATCACGGTGCGCTCGAGCGACGACCGGATCGGCATCGTCTGCGCCGGCAAGACCTACCTCGACGTGCGCGAGTCCCTCCGGCTCATCGGCATCGAGGACGACCAGCTCAACCGCCTCGGCATCCGGATCCTGAAGATGGGCATGGTCTACCCGTTCGAGCGGCAGATCCTGCACGAGTTCATCGACGGCCTCGACGAGGTCATCGTGGTCGAGGAGAAGCGCGACTTCCTCGAGACGATGATGCGCGACATCCTGTTCCGGCACCCCGGCGCCCCGAACATCGTCGGCAAGGCCAACGAGGACGGCTCCACCCTGTTCTCCCGCTTCGGCGAGCTGGATGTCGACTCGGTCTCCCGCGGCCTCGCCCAGCGCCTCGCCCGCGTGCACCAGGTGCCCGCCGCGAAGGACTGGCTGGACCGCAAGGCCCAGGTCCGCACGCGGATCGAGCTGCCGCTCGCCGCGCGCAGTCCCTACTTCTGCTCGGGCTGCCCGCACAACACCTCCACCAAGGTCGCCGACGACACGCTGGTGGGCGCCGGCATCGGCTGTCACGCGATGGTGCTGCTCATGGATCCGCAGCAGGTCGGCGACGTCACCGGTGTCAGCCAGATGGGCGGCGAGGGCGCGCAGTGGGTGGGCATGGCGCCGTTCGTCACCGAGAAGCACTTCGTGCAGAACATCGGCGACGGCACGTTCATGCACTCGGGCTCGCTGGCGCTGCGCCAGTCCGTGGCCTCGGGCGAGCGGATCACGTACAAGCTGCTGTTCAACGGCACCGTCGCCATGACGGGCGGCCAGGATCCGGTCGGCGAGATGACGCTGCCGCAGATCTGCACCCTGCTGCTCGCGGAGCGCGTGAGCAAGGTCGTCGTCACCTCCGACGATCCCAAGCGCACCAAGGCCCTCGGCCTGCCGAAGGGCGTCGAGGTCCGCGACCGCGCCGACACGCTCGACGTGCAGCGCGAGCTGGCCGAGGTCGCCGGCGTGACAGTGCTCGTGCACGATCAGCACTGCGCCGCGGAGAAGCGCCGTAAGCGCAAGCGCGGCAAGTACCCCACGCCCAACCAGCGCGTGGTGATCAACGAGCGCATCTGCGAGGGCTGCGGCGACTGCGGCCAGAAGAGCAACTGCCTCTCGGTGCACCCGGTCGAGACGGAGTTCGGTCGCAAGACCCGCATCGACCAGAGCTCCTGCAACCTCGACTTCTCGTGCCTCAAGGGCGACTGCCCGTCGTTCGTGACGGTTACGCCGGGCGAGGTCGGCAAGGTCCGCAAGTCGGTGCCCGACATCACGGCGGAGTCGATCCCGCAGCCGAAGAAGGCCCGGCGCGAGGCGGACGGCATGGCCATCCGCATCACCGGCATCGGCGGCACGGGCGTGGTCACCGTCTCGCAGATCCTGGCCACCGCCACGGTGCTCGACGGCCACTCGGCGCGCACCGTCGACATGACCGGCATGGCCCAGAAGGGCGGCGCCGTGGTCTCGGACATCAAGGTCTCGGCCACGTACGTCGACCAGGCCGCGAAGGTCGCCTCGGGCGACTGCGACGTGTACCTGTCCTGCGACAGCCTCGTCGGCGTCGACCCGGCGAACCTCAAGGTCGCCTCGCCCGAGCGCACCACCTCGATCGTCTCGACGACCGAGGTCCCCACCGGCCAGATGGTGATCGACACGTCGGTCGGCTACCCGGACTCGCGGAGCATCCACGAGGCCATCGACCGGGCGTCGCTGCGGACCGTCTACCTCGATCCGGGCGACCTGACCCTGCAGCTGTTCGGCGACGAGCAGTACGCGAACCTGTTCATGGTCGGCGCCGCGTTCCAGACGGGCGCCCTGCCCATCAGCTCCGCGTCGATCGAGCGGGCCATCGAGCTCAACGGCGTCGCCGTGGAGAAGAACCTGCAGGCGTTCCGCCGCGGCCGCCAGTCGGTCTCGGACCCGGCCGGCGTCAAGGCCGCGATCGACGCGCTGCACCCCGTGCCCGCGCCGGCCCCGGTCAGCGCGTTCGCCAAGAGCCTCGTCGCCGTCCTCGACGGCGGCTCCGAGGAACTGCTGCGCCAGGTCGGCCTGCGCGTCGACGAGCTGGTCGCGTACCAGGACAAGGCCTACGCCGAGCGCTACGTCGCCGACGTGGCCCGCGTCTTCCGCGCCGAGAAGAGCTGGGAATCCGAGGATCTCACCGCGGCCGTTGCGCACAACCTGCACAAGCTGATGGCCTACAAGGACGAGTACGAGGTGGCCCGGCTCTCGCAGGACGCCGGCTTCGCGGCGCAGGTCGCCGACGAGTTCGGTGCCGACGCCAAGAAGGCGATCCGCCTGCACCCGCCGACGCTGCGGGAGATGGGCCTGAAGAACAAGCTCGCCCTGGGCGAGTGGGTGAACCCGGGCATGAAGACGCTGGCGAAGATGAAGCGCCTGCGCGGCACCAAGCTCGACGTCTTCGGCATGACCGAGATGCGCCGCATGGAGCGCACCCTCATCGCGGAGTACCGCGCACTGGTGGGCCTCATGATCGCCGCCGCCGAGGGCGGTCGCGTCGCGGACGAGCAGCGCGTTCAGGTCGTGGCCCTCGCCGAGCTGCCCGACATGGTCCGCGGCTACGAGTCGATCAAGACCGGCAACGTCGAGAAGTACCGCGCCG contains:
- a CDS encoding indolepyruvate ferredoxin oxidoreductase family protein, with amino-acid sequence MTLDANSPIEKLPGGTDATRAGRHDADPRGGQSASVESFSLDDRYTREEGTIYLTGIQALVRMVRDRARLDRRQNLKTGSFISGYEGSPLAGYDLEIAKRTKYLKDFDIVHRPGLNEELAATSVMGSQIAAQVGHLDRGLDGVTGYWYGKAPGLDRATDALRHANMIGTHPTGGAVALVGDDPGAKSSTVPCASEMSLADLYMPILYPADSQDILDLGVHAAIMSRVSGLWTSLKISAHVADGSSTADVHPDRILPVYGDLGTSPHVPSGQLLGAKLMELEQNQLTVRMPRATEYARINRLNRITVRSSDDRIGIVCAGKTYLDVRESLRLIGIEDDQLNRLGIRILKMGMVYPFERQILHEFIDGLDEVIVVEEKRDFLETMMRDILFRHPGAPNIVGKANEDGSTLFSRFGELDVDSVSRGLAQRLARVHQVPAAKDWLDRKAQVRTRIELPLAARSPYFCSGCPHNTSTKVADDTLVGAGIGCHAMVLLMDPQQVGDVTGVSQMGGEGAQWVGMAPFVTEKHFVQNIGDGTFMHSGSLALRQSVASGERITYKLLFNGTVAMTGGQDPVGEMTLPQICTLLLAERVSKVVVTSDDPKRTKALGLPKGVEVRDRADTLDVQRELAEVAGVTVLVHDQHCAAEKRRKRKRGKYPTPNQRVVINERICEGCGDCGQKSNCLSVHPVETEFGRKTRIDQSSCNLDFSCLKGDCPSFVTVTPGEVGKVRKSVPDITAESIPQPKKARREADGMAIRITGIGGTGVVTVSQILATATVLDGHSARTVDMTGMAQKGGAVVSDIKVSATYVDQAAKVASGDCDVYLSCDSLVGVDPANLKVASPERTTSIVSTTEVPTGQMVIDTSVGYPDSRSIHEAIDRASLRTVYLDPGDLTLQLFGDEQYANLFMVGAAFQTGALPISSASIERAIELNGVAVEKNLQAFRRGRQSVSDPAGVKAAIDALHPVPAPAPVSAFAKSLVAVLDGGSEELLRQVGLRVDELVAYQDKAYAERYVADVARVFRAEKSWESEDLTAAVAHNLHKLMAYKDEYEVARLSQDAGFAAQVADEFGADAKKAIRLHPPTLREMGLKNKLALGEWVNPGMKTLAKMKRLRGTKLDVFGMTEMRRMERTLIAEYRALVGLMIAAAEGGRVADEQRVQVVALAELPDMVRGYESIKTGNVEKYRAAVQAQLETLGW